Below is a genomic region from Gasterosteus aculeatus chromosome 2, fGasAcu3.hap1.1, whole genome shotgun sequence.
aaTGTGGAGCAGAATTTAATTTCTGCATATGAATCTTTTTTCGATTATTAAAGCTGCCTTCCATGCTTTTGTTGGCTGAAACGAAAGAAAGGTCAAAATAGAAAAAGGACAATAACCAGGATTCAGgtatttgttcattgttttgcatTCTTATACGGATGCACAATGGAATTCAGTTTTAGCGTATTTgctataaaacaaacacatgcctatcaaaacaaaacagtagTTTCTCCCGTAgtgtagtattttttttatttgcaccaGAATGAATGttaacagcagcaacaaagtaTGTTTTTTGGCCAGTTTTTGTGGTCGACATCCTCACATCAAAAATCCAGCACGAGGAAAACGCGTGTGTGAGCCCCGAGCATCACTGATGTAAACACCAGAGTCCACGGCCTCTCATCCCACCTGCAGTGCTGAATTGCGTGACCCTGGATGAAGGAGCCCCGGCCTACTCCTGTCCAATGTCCCTGggttctgtctctctgtgttaaCTGTCCCGCTCCTTCCCAAATGCTCTCACCATCATTTCGGATGTCTCTCTAACAgatttctgcttctgcttcagcGTCTGAGGGCTCCTCCTCTGTTCCACTCCTCCATTTAAATCGACGTGGCCTCAATTTAAACTTATTTTATGATAATGTGCCCCCCCCATCTCACAATTGACATGACAACATATTCCTGACCTTCACCCAGTGCTCTATGAGTCTTCTTTAACAAGTTCCTTCCACTTCTTCCCTTTCTTGCCCTTTGCAGGCAAAGCGCTGTGTCACAAGAATGCAAATAATGTTTCATGAGTGTCTCCGTCTATTGATTGTCTCCCCGCTAAGCCCAAGATGGTGAGCTGCAGCGCCGGATGTCAACTAAATCCTCACAGGCCGCCAGATCTTCATGAAATATGTTCTCACTTATTTCTAAGGTCAGAAAGATGAATCTGAAAATGATTGAATGGAgctgtgaggagggagagaaaaaacgtttttcttttaaCGTGTAAAATCGTTTTCTGTGACATTCTCTATTGTATTGAAAACCTCTGCATTGAATCATGAAACTCATTCAAATCAAAAAAGCTAAAGGTGAGGACAACCTGAGAAGACTGTTCTGTGTAATCAACAGAGAACATGTTGAGATGACCTCATCAGATGGTCTGCTGCTTCAAGCTGAATGCAGGAGAGTGTTTACCTTGtccttttaaatatattaaaatatattgatAGACTTCTTTTTGTTACAGAATCCCAACCTTTGAGAAACTATATTAAATATCATGAATATGCATCTGGTTATTGGGATATTTGAATCTATCTTATACTATGGGGCAGCTGGGACACAAacccaaaatgtgtgtgtgtgtgcgtgcgcgcgtgtgtcacTGTCACATTTACAATGGGTTTGTGCACttgttaaaacaacaaacagacattaaaattaaaatatgccTACATGCCCGATTTCTCTCCTTGAGGCAATTCAAGTTGTCTCCAATCATTTTGTGTAAGAGACAAATTCCTCATCCGGTGCagacaatgtgttttttcaaatgCACTGCAGCATATTCCTGCTGGAGctgaaagctgtgtgtgtgtgtgtgtgtgtgtgtgtctcagtggaGCTTCTCCACCACGAAGTCTCAATCCGAATGAATACTCTGCATATTGATCAGGCCTGTTTGCAGCCTCTCTGTTGGAATGAGCCCAATTAAAGTGAGGAGAAGAGGTACCCGACCCACTGTGTCGGATATCGGATCCGttaatcatccatccatcattgtTGGACTACACGCCAATTAGACCTGTTGGGTTGAATAAACAGTTTAATAGGCTTTAATATTGCACAAAGTACTGCAACGGATGCAAACCATACACTTTAACCAATGCgtttttttattgtccaacaTTGGTGGTTGACTTTAAGGCAAAGGCTTTAACATGAGTTTAAACATGCAATAATATGTAGAAAAATAACcagatatattttattttgcggTGGTATTCGTTATAGTTTACATAAGTAGAAAATAACGAGACACAAATGAAACGAAAGCCGTTACAGCGTTGGGTACCTTTCATTTCGATCATGACGCCCGCTGGACCGAAGGACGCGCGCGCCGCCTCACAGAGGCAGCACCACAAAGAGCCAGTGGACCGATGCGTTCATTCCGGGACTCGATTTCAGCACGAGTAGTCTATAATCAACGGAATAATAGCGAatcaattcaaattaaatcgAGATGAACTCCATATTTACAGCGATATACTCAGTCCGCAGGACAATTACGCACAAGCTCTCCCAACTTAACAAACAGCGCAtacacgttttttttgttttgttttctgcaacGATGACACAGTAACTGTCGGTGCAACAACAGATTCGATGGTGTaaactcttttttgtttttaataacgACTTGATCActtcatttacacatttattgGTTTACAATACAGCGGCGGACTTCTGTTTCGGCTACTCTGCTTCCACTAAGTCCTCCTCGGGCGCAAACCTTTTCCCCGGGTGTTGCCGCTTCTGCTCGGCATGATGGCTCTCGTTGATGTTGTCTAAAAAGTTGAGCAGCAGACTGGTTTTGCGGCAGCTCGTAGGGTCCAATACGTCGCACGGACTGTTTGTGCCTAAATCCGGACTGGAGGTATCCCAAAACCGTTTCCCGGGGTGCTGGCGCTTTTCCATCTCCACGaggtcctcttctcctccttctccgtccGCGTCCCAGTCCACGTCGTCGTCCCCGTCGCGCTTACCTGGGTGCTGGCGCTTGGTCTGCACCACCAGGTACCGCTTGCCCGGGTGCTGTCGTTTTGAAAGTTCCCCCAGGAGCACCGCGGGGTTTTCAGAAACGCGTCCCGCAGCGAAGCGCTTTCCCGGATGCTGCCGCTTCTGGAGCTCCGTGAACGGGCGCATTTCATCTTCGCGTTTACCCGGGTGCTGTCTCCTTTGAACGTCCAAGTATGGTTCATCCACGTCCGCTTCTCTGCGCCCCGGATGCTGCCGCTTCTCCAAGTCCTCGCCGTACCTCTTACCGGGATGCTGTCGTTTGGTCATCCATTCTGCCTGAGGGGGAAATCCCTCTGGagaaaggaaaactttatttagGTTACTTTAAGAAGCCCCATGTATCCTATATGTATCCCCATGTCTACTAGTTTTCATACGGGCCGTGCGTAAATTACGCACGAACGAGTTCAGCTGGCGGTCCATCTCCCGtccattattttccattttggtgttttaaaacaaatgttgtgtaaaataatttgtacttttattttatacttatacaaaaattaagtaaaatagcctgattttcaaagtaaaactaatCCCAACTACATCAAACCTCCCGTCGCCTGCACGAGGAATCCAACACACGCATTTTACGCACCGTCTCCGCCGTCTTCGTCCTGTATCTTCTTGAGGATGGACCGTAGGAGGAGACTCTCCGCTCTCTGTAGAATGATGTCGTCGATGGTCCTCCCGCCAGTCTCATCCTCGGCGGGGATGCTCTGTCCTCCAGACACAGTGAAGTTGCAGACCACGAGAAGAGCCAAGGCGAGCAGGCATGTCGACCTCATGGTAATTTAGTTGGTCCTCTGATGAAGAAACTGCCGATGGTCGACGgaaaaatatcagacaacagaCGCGCAATTAGTTTTGATGAAATTTAGTTCAACTTGAGGGCAATGTTACAGACACTGCCATCACATTTGGACACGTTAAGGCTCTTTTACAGACGTCTTTTCGTTGTTTGAAGGCTTGTTTCTGAGGTGCGCCGGACTCACCTGGAGAAGCCTCCgaagcctcctcttcctcagagtCTGTGAAGGAAGTCTTCACTTCAGGCAGCTGCTGGTGACCCCTGTGCACCAAGTCTGGAGGAATGAGCAGATAAGTTCCCGTGTCGGCATTTATACTCAGCGGCCACTGTCGTCACACCGACGCTGGGACTCACTTCTCAGGACCCCTCGACCCCCCGTGATGTCACCGAGTCGTGCGCAACATGCACGTGGCGAACGGTGATCCTGCAGGAGGCGATATGATTGGACGCCCGAGTGTACTGATCCATTCTGTATTTAGGTGCACGGTTGATGGATTATATTCCTCTAGTTTATGGCCTTCTATTTGATACTGTAGATTTCAATTGTAGATTGAAAATGTCACTTTTCGTGCactgcgtttttttttgtccattgtctcattgtcttatgTCCAACGTCATGCACCGACCGCCTTTGGCAATACACGGTCCTGATTCAGCTTTTCAGAATGTTGATATTTGATTCTTCTCTGAGCTCACACCGAATTGATGATGGATtacccaaacagctgtttgcTATATCCACATTTTTCAGAACATATCCAATATAATTATTAAAGATGATTAATATAAATCATCAGGTGTTTATGACGGGGCACCACCATTGGGTGCAGTTGCTCAAAAATACCTTAAGTTACTTTTCAAAAGTTATTAATCATTcattacaataaaaaacataatttgatTTCCAAATTCAGTCTGTTGAgggaatgattaaaaaaaagggggaagttACTGGCAATTAATGCCTCAATGGTCTCATAACTCTGATGAATATTTGAATTAATAACTCAAACAAAATGACCATGAATAAAGATTGTGAAAAGTTCAGTTCTGCTCTCGTACGTCCTGTCGCTCATGCCCCCCCATTCCCCAATTACCCCCTCACTATTTAAACCCCactgtctcactcactcactcgttgCCGGATCCTTAGCCGTGACCATCCGGCCTTCACCCTCAGATGgatgttatttttaataatttctCCATCATATGAGGCCCTGGCTGCGGTGCGCTGAGGAGCAACAGTCGTTGCAGATGATAAATggccaaaaaaaaccctgttttcATTGCATGTTGCGAGAATCCATGATTCAGgctaagctaatgttagctggCTTGCAGACACACATTGCCATGGTTCATTCTAGGGGAACTTGTACTTTTGTTATTTATGCAACGCTTTTCTTGTGTACATGGAAGTCTTATTTTTAGGGCCAGTGGCAAACATTTAATAtatcttttctattttatttgtttatgtaaGCAGTTTGTgctgttgtgtatatatatatatatatatatatatatatatatatatatatatatatatatatatatatatatatatatataggtgatTTTGACTAAACTGTGTTACAAAAAATCATTATTTAAAAGCcacaattaaaacataaaacaatgagTCCAAGTCATCAGGAACAAATTGATTGACaatgtttgaaaaaataaaatgctcaaatgatatttgtattcatttattgtattttcatttttatgtttGCATGGCTTTTGTCGGACGTGGCTGTGTGGCTCTGTTGTTGCTTGGTTTTTCTTTTGGCTTCTCCTCAGACGCTCTTTGTAAACGCTGTTTTTAAAGGTGAGTGCACGCATGGAGGTGTCATTGCGACCCCCCGTGACCTCGTGTTGACAGGCCGAAGGTTACACTCAGCCGTAGTGTGAAGGACGAAGACTAATTCCCTGTGAGCCAAACACCGTCTCTGTCTGTGGGATTCCTTTCTGGGCCTTTTTGCTTCGGtcaacaacaggaagtgaccattgAGACATATCTGATCCGTGCGGGAAATCCTTCTGCTTTCGTCCGTCGCGTTTGTCTCGGCCAATTGTGTaacgacaaagaaaaaaagttgcgCAATGCAGCTGAGTGAAATCTTGAGTCAGAGGGAGAATAAGATGTAAACATGCAGATGGGATGATCGCTGCAGTTTACCACCATTAAGTCTGCGTCTCTCTGTTGACCCTCTCACTCATCCCACACTGTCAACGATTGGCATCCCTGTGTGGATGCTGCACCTCGTGcgctgaggaagaggacgggTTAAGTGTagtgaggaggaaacaaagaCTCGTCAGCCTTCGCCCTCGTTCTGCTCTCGCTGGTGTTCAAATTatatctctttttctttttcaaagtaTTGTTGAACTTCTTCAGCGTGTACAGGAGAAGTTTCTCAAACGCAGCGCTTCAAGGGGCTGCGAAGCTTCCTCGTGTTTGGTGAAAGTTTTCTTGTAACCACGGTAACCGGCGTCACGCAGCTGCTGCAGACGAGAGACTGACACGTGTCAGTCGGGTCGTCTCTGCCGCGCGGTGGCTTTTAGGTATTAAAACCTGCATTTAAGCTCAACACAGTCGTGCTGCTTGTTCATTTAGGAGCAACGAGTGCTGCAGAAGTGACTCATAACACCTGGAAATGAGTCGGTATTTTTACACTTCCGGTTCCTTTGTCCCAaagtcaatgtgtttttttaactgtgCAGAAGCTGAAACGCACATATCATCATATAAAGTCAGTGAGCAGAATCCCTCTGGTGGCCGTAGTGTGGTTGATTTATTCCCCAACGTTACAAAGAAGTGCAGTAATTAGAGCATCagtctaaaaaacaaaaccaagtcgacttaaagcaaaagcaaagaaatgaaAGTACTTATTTTCAACCTGAATAAATGAGCTGAAAGATGCTCAAACGACCTCTGTAGAGCTGAGTGGTGGCGACTCGATGGGGACACGTCCCCCCCACCGCTTACTGCCCAATAATTCCCCGGCATTCATCTCAGTGCTCGGGATGAAGCGTGTGCCGCTCGCTCACAAAGTTCAGCGAGATCCACCGAGAGAGGAAACCAAACACCTTCTGTGTTCGCTGTCACTCGGGGGGCAAAGGGCGCCAGAGGGAGACGAGACACTCGGAGGGGCGTGCGGGAGCAGGAGACGGACGCGGCGAAGCCCGACGCcgggaaacaaataaataaacaaatgggtCGTAGGGCGCCGTCGTAACCCCGTCCCCTAGGAGGGACACGGGCCTGACAGGGGTCACCGGGGCGGGGCGCGAGTGACAGCGTACAGGGGGGCTCTGGAAgggtgcgtgtgagtgtgtgtgtgcgtgtgtgtgtgtgtgtgtgtgaggcattGTCCTGCATGGTCATTTCAGAAAGATTCGTGAGGGGTGAATATGAGACGTTTGTTCTGATTGTGCATCATCGCTTCATTTTCATGATTCATTTCCTTTCAAAagatctttttgttttgttgtaaacAAAAGGGAGTGAGGTGAGCTGCGGTGGTTTTAGGCACCCCCGTGGCCCCCCGTTAAGGCTTTGAGGTGTTGGTGCTCAGTGGGGGTGGATGAGAGACGAGGAAATATTCACTGTCAGTATGTGTATCGGGTCCTTCAGGGGGCTCacgcggggggagggggggggggttcacagaAGCCCCCTGCAGCTTTGTACAGTGTGAAAACACCTGACTCCATCGTGGTGGGGACAATAATCCTGCACCAACAGAGTGTCCGTCTGTCTTTTAAGTTAAGCTCATCTTGTAGTAGGATGTTCACATTTTGCCTATTTAGGGCAAAATGTATCATCATTTTGGAATCAGAAAAGTCCTTTCTTGTGATTTTGATTGACACATTTGCCCCATGtgcacacatttgcacacatgTGCCCCTGAAATCAACACTCAGACTCCGAAAGCTGCGTTTCTTTCATTTCCCATATCGACTAACGCGTTCTGTCCTTATTTTTCACCGCTCGGAACGTCATTTCAAGTCACAATAAACACTcacgcagacgcaaacgcacagaaagagagaaagagagcgagtgCGCTTTGCATAATTCCGACAATTCCGTTGCTCAGAGAATCCCATTTTCTCCCAATAACCAGAGAGGCGCCCGTGTGTTTCTTCAGCCGGAGACCATGATTAGTGCACTACTGTGTTTCCACTCACTTCATCACCACGCCGGGTGGGTgtctgagacccccccccccccccccccgttctgcTACATTGCAATGATCTTTCATCCTGACGACTGGACGAAATGACACATGTGAGCTTTTTAGGTATTTCGGTCCTTCAGGAGTGATGAAAGGAGAATATTacaagggaagggggggggggg
It encodes:
- the trh gene encoding pro-thyrotropin-releasing hormone; this translates as MRSTCLLALALLVVCNFTVSGGQSIPAEDETGGRTIDDIILQRAESLLLRSILKKIQDEDGGDEGFPPQAEWMTKRQHPGKRYGEDLEKRQHPGRREADVDEPYLDVQRRQHPGKREDEMRPFTELQKRQHPGKRFAAGRVSENPAVLLGELSKRQHPGKRYLVVQTKRQHPGKRDGDDDVDWDADGEGGEEDLVEMEKRQHPGKRFWDTSSPDLGTNSPCDVLDPTSCRKTSLLLNFLDNINESHHAEQKRQHPGKRFAPEEDLVEAE